A section of the Thauera chlorobenzoica genome encodes:
- a CDS encoding polysialyltransferase family glycosyltransferase, translating into MPPPLPSTPNVFVCTKPLQILVAMILSSEFSPAQLFIVESFSDSLEISKSTELRKYFTLTKHFLTRADAIKAARHANPRSIFIDSDIGLKTQLALAHLKLRAPTCSIFVYEEGIGTYRTDLIKSKLKKAIYRATGTACRFGESVLTDKIFVFSKEAYLESNPHLQRKVRTIENPLSNFIRRHQTDLLNLFSPGFSFPEKENDDAYIYLSDWKLSPPSHPPINCDIFIKPHPHISKDEIEMRTKNSPDMHWVPGSIPAEIIIELLSKIYNHVIINHNNSSAVHYMKNLANMIEIKK; encoded by the coding sequence ATGCCCCCCCCCTTACCCAGCACTCCAAACGTTTTTGTATGCACAAAACCATTGCAGATATTAGTTGCGATGATCCTTTCGTCGGAATTCAGTCCCGCACAGCTTTTTATAGTTGAAAGCTTTAGCGATTCATTAGAAATTTCTAAATCTACCGAGCTTCGCAAATACTTCACCCTAACCAAACATTTTTTAACTCGAGCCGACGCCATAAAAGCGGCACGCCACGCTAATCCTAGATCAATTTTTATAGACTCAGACATCGGACTAAAGACACAACTCGCCCTCGCCCACCTAAAACTTAGGGCTCCAACTTGCAGCATCTTTGTCTATGAAGAAGGCATCGGAACCTATCGAACAGATCTCATAAAATCAAAACTAAAAAAAGCGATATACAGAGCCACCGGAACAGCGTGCCGCTTCGGAGAATCAGTCCTTACTGACAAAATATTTGTTTTTTCAAAGGAAGCTTACCTAGAAAGCAATCCTCATCTTCAAAGAAAAGTCAGAACAATAGAAAATCCGCTCAGCAACTTCATACGACGACATCAAACAGATCTTTTAAATTTATTTTCCCCCGGCTTCTCCTTTCCCGAAAAGGAGAATGACGATGCATACATTTATCTGAGTGACTGGAAACTATCCCCCCCTTCACACCCCCCTATAAACTGCGATATTTTCATCAAGCCACATCCACATATTTCAAAAGATGAAATAGAAATGCGCACCAAAAACTCTCCTGATATGCACTGGGTACCAGGAAGCATTCCCGCCGAAATAATCATCGAGCTACTTTCAAAAATATACAACCACGTAATCATCAACCACAACAACAGCTCTGCAGTTCATTACATGAAAAACCTGGCCAACATGATTGAAATAAAAAAATAG
- a CDS encoding DUF6680 family protein: MEIKDWLFVLSTLVAPLFAVQATRFLDRKRQDRQDQLSIFKTLMATRAANLDPRHVEALNMIDVVFHADSKPQVEIRRHWKHYLDHLSDKSYPKELWGSRRVELLVELLYAMATHLGLDFDKTHIKNQCYYPEGYGTVESEQEVIRHALREILTGQHPLPVWVANLTHADKK, translated from the coding sequence ATGGAAATAAAAGACTGGCTATTTGTCCTTTCCACTTTAGTTGCGCCCCTGTTTGCTGTCCAAGCCACCAGATTCCTCGACCGCAAGCGGCAGGACAGACAAGATCAACTGAGTATATTCAAGACACTAATGGCAACCCGTGCCGCCAACCTTGACCCGAGGCACGTTGAAGCTCTGAACATGATCGACGTCGTTTTCCACGCCGACTCGAAGCCACAGGTGGAGATTCGACGACACTGGAAACACTATCTGGATCATCTCAGCGACAAAAGCTACCCCAAGGAACTTTGGGGATCGCGCCGCGTAGAGCTACTCGTCGAGTTGCTCTATGCAATGGCAACGCATCTCGGGCTGGATTTCGACAAGACGCATATTAAAAATCAGTGTTACTACCCGGAGGGTTACGGGACGGTCGAGAGCGAGCAGGAAGTAATTCGTCACGCCCTTCGCGAAATTCTGACAGGTCAGCACCCCCTACCGGTCTGGGTTGCCAACCTCACGCATGCAGACAAAAAATAA
- the pseI gene encoding pseudaminic acid synthase — MSNIPAISIAGRRIAADAPPYVIAELSANHNGKLDIAMKIIEEAKKAGADAVKLQTYTADTITLNSDAEEFQIHGGLWDGKTLYQLYQEAHMPWEWHKPLFEHARKLGITIFSSPFDNTAVDLLEDLNAPTYKIASFEAVDLPLIKYVAGTGKPMIISTGMADAEEIQEAIDAAREGGCKELAILHCVSGYPAPAEDYNLRTIPDMIERFGLVTGLSDHTLDNTTAIASVVMGASIIEKHFTLDRSGGGPDDSFSLEPAELAALCRDSKTAWAALGQVDYGRKSSEHGNVKFRRSLYFVKDLKAGDVITADAVRSVRPGFGVAPKYLEAVVGKRVSIDIPRNTPVSQSFLL, encoded by the coding sequence ATGTCGAACATTCCAGCTATTTCCATCGCCGGGCGTCGGATCGCCGCAGATGCGCCGCCCTACGTCATCGCCGAACTCTCCGCCAATCACAATGGCAAGCTCGACATCGCGATGAAGATCATCGAGGAAGCCAAGAAGGCTGGCGCCGACGCGGTCAAGCTCCAGACCTACACCGCCGACACGATCACCCTGAACAGCGACGCCGAAGAGTTCCAGATCCACGGCGGCCTGTGGGACGGCAAGACGCTCTACCAGCTCTACCAGGAAGCGCACATGCCCTGGGAGTGGCACAAACCGCTGTTCGAGCACGCCCGCAAGCTCGGCATCACCATCTTCAGCTCGCCCTTCGACAACACCGCCGTCGACCTGCTCGAAGACCTCAACGCCCCGACCTACAAGATCGCCTCCTTCGAGGCGGTCGACCTGCCGCTGATCAAGTACGTCGCCGGCACCGGCAAGCCGATGATCATCTCCACCGGCATGGCCGACGCCGAGGAGATCCAGGAGGCCATCGACGCCGCGCGCGAAGGCGGCTGCAAGGAGCTCGCCATCCTCCACTGCGTCAGCGGCTACCCCGCGCCGGCGGAGGACTACAACCTGCGCACCATCCCCGACATGATCGAGCGCTTTGGCCTGGTCACCGGACTGTCCGACCACACCCTCGACAACACCACCGCGATCGCCAGCGTCGTCATGGGCGCCTCGATCATCGAGAAGCACTTCACCCTCGACCGCAGCGGCGGCGGGCCGGATGACAGCTTCTCGCTGGAACCGGCGGAATTGGCCGCGCTGTGTCGCGACAGCAAGACGGCGTGGGCGGCGCTTGGGCAGGTTGATTACGGGCGCAAGTCGAGTGAACATGGGAACGTGAAATTCCGGCGGTCGCTGTACTTTGTGAAGGATTTGAAGGCGGGGGATGTGATTACGGCCGATGCTGTGAGGAGCGTGAGGCCGGGGTTTGGGGTGGCGCCGAAGTATCTGGAGGCCGTGGTTGGAAAGCGGGTTTCGATCGATATTCCCCGCAACACACCAGTGAGCCAAAGCTTCCTACTGTGA
- the pseH gene encoding UDP-4-amino-4,6-dideoxy-N-acetyl-beta-L-altrosamine N-acetyltransferase — protein sequence MSEATVAGVRPMNEGDLERVLSWRNHPEVRRYMYTQHEISIDEHARWFARASQDPERHLLVFEIDTTPLGFINIHQIASGGIADWGFYAAPDAPKGTGHALGQAALRYAFEPAGLHKLCGQALAFNERSIRFHLNLGFQREGVLRHQHFDGRQYHDVVCFGLLANEWHHAN from the coding sequence ATGAGTGAAGCTACCGTAGCCGGCGTCCGGCCAATGAACGAAGGCGATCTTGAGCGGGTTCTGTCCTGGCGGAACCATCCTGAAGTTCGCCGCTACATGTACACACAGCATGAGATCTCGATCGACGAGCACGCCCGTTGGTTTGCCCGGGCGTCGCAGGATCCGGAAAGGCATCTCCTCGTGTTCGAGATCGACACCACGCCGCTGGGCTTCATCAACATCCATCAGATCGCGAGTGGCGGTATCGCCGACTGGGGGTTCTACGCCGCGCCGGATGCGCCCAAGGGAACGGGTCATGCACTTGGACAGGCCGCTTTACGGTATGCCTTCGAGCCGGCGGGGCTGCACAAACTGTGTGGCCAGGCATTGGCCTTCAACGAGCGCTCCATCCGCTTCCATCTGAACCTGGGTTTCCAGCGCGAAGGTGTTCTGCGTCACCAACACTTCGATGGCCGGCAATACCACGACGTGGTGTGCTTTGGCCTACTCGCCAACGAATGGCACCACGCAAATTGA
- the pseG gene encoding UDP-2,4-diacetamido-2,4,6-trideoxy-beta-L-altropyranose hydrolase has translation MMKVAFRTDASLQIGTGHVMRCLTLADALAARGADCQFICGAHEGNLIEFIRSKGYVAHALPIPHEASVASTAPGPAASTLDLAHAHWLGATQAQDAEACAPILAAHRPDWLIVDHYALDARWERALAPHYCKLMVIDDLADRPHACDLLLDQTFGREAADYRPHVPADCRLLCGSQYALLRPEFAALRPYSLQRRAQPALRELLITMGGVDKDNATGQVLQALRTCPLPADCRITVVMGATAPWLEEVRTQAQGMPWPTRVLVGVSDMAQLMADSDIAIGAAGATSWERCCLGMPTIMLVLADNQRKVAQGLEQWGAAKLINLGQSATRQLRELLLPVIDDPAQLLNMSDCAASVVDGSGVNAVMRQMEVHDE, from the coding sequence ATGATGAAAGTCGCCTTCCGCACCGATGCCTCGCTGCAAATCGGCACCGGCCACGTCATGCGCTGCCTGACGCTGGCCGACGCGCTCGCGGCCCGCGGCGCGGACTGCCAGTTCATCTGCGGCGCACACGAAGGCAACCTGATCGAGTTCATCCGCAGCAAGGGCTACGTCGCCCACGCATTACCCATTCCCCACGAGGCAAGCGTAGCCTCGACCGCGCCCGGCCCCGCGGCATCCACCCTCGACCTCGCCCACGCCCACTGGCTCGGCGCCACGCAAGCACAGGACGCCGAGGCCTGCGCCCCCATCCTGGCCGCACACCGCCCCGACTGGTTGATCGTCGACCACTACGCGCTCGACGCCCGTTGGGAGCGCGCCCTGGCGCCGCACTACTGCAAGCTGATGGTCATCGACGACCTCGCGGACCGGCCTCACGCCTGCGACCTGCTCCTCGACCAAACCTTCGGCCGCGAGGCGGCGGACTACCGCCCCCACGTGCCAGCCGACTGCCGCCTGCTGTGCGGCTCGCAATACGCCCTGCTGCGCCCCGAGTTCGCCGCCCTGCGCCCCTACAGCCTGCAGCGCCGCGCCCAACCGGCCTTGCGCGAGTTGCTGATCACCATGGGCGGCGTCGACAAGGACAACGCGACCGGTCAGGTGCTGCAGGCGCTGCGCACCTGCCCATTGCCTGCGGACTGCCGGATCACCGTGGTCATGGGCGCGACGGCGCCGTGGCTGGAAGAGGTCCGCACGCAGGCGCAGGGCATGCCTTGGCCAACCCGCGTGCTGGTGGGCGTCAGCGACATGGCGCAACTGATGGCCGACAGCGATATTGCTATCGGGGCGGCGGGGGCGACATCGTGGGAGCGGTGCTGCCTAGGCATGCCCACGATCATGCTTGTCTTAGCCGACAATCAACGCAAGGTTGCGCAGGGTCTCGAACAGTGGGGCGCGGCAAAGCTCATCAACCTTGGCCAAAGCGCAACGAGACAGCTCAGGGAACTGCTTCTTCCAGTGATCGACGATCCCGCGCAACTTCTGAACATGAGTGACTGCGCCGCGAGCGTCGTCGATGGATCAGGTGTGAATGCTGTCATGCGGCAAATGGAGGTCCACGATGAGTGA
- a CDS encoding AIPR family protein, with translation MNLNASIVDQRLQGILSEHAELLTPIVSNNPEKQRSLAFVLLCASTALELEMEEAAELLTEGGNDAGVDALHLGEVDDGEFTVTLFQGKYKHKDLNGTAHFPENGVKNALNMLATLFDPGKKVALNPRLEPRIEEVRSLIRDGYIPSVRLLLCNNGTRWNGQAQDWIEQSGLSGDQVQWIHYNHDNIVAVLQRRKAVDDRLQLHGKAVIEEFNYRRVLIGKVSVREIAELFNRHGDLLLERNIRRYLGMHANRVNSAIHDTLLDPHKRQNFYFYNNGITMICRKFAHNALQGDNYQLRLENIQIINGGQTCKTIEQTFNSHGELDSQAADTYVLIRLYELADDDRDFVREITYATNSQNPVDLRDLRSNDDYQRQLETALAGFGYTYKRQREEGSSGSQVIASSVAAEAVLAIWRRKPHQAKFMRREHFGKLYYDIFATVNAAQTLLAVQIFRLVENARKRSPGNVEHPFLPYSAHYAAMLIGARLLQESGLRLDEVTHTRYQALQTQLHTHGTTYLADAIKRIDNALTALYGERDISLQQLSATFRRGDLLEVLEENIQS, from the coding sequence ATGAACCTCAACGCCAGCATCGTTGATCAGCGTCTGCAAGGCATTCTCTCCGAGCATGCCGAGTTGCTGACGCCTATCGTCAGCAACAATCCCGAGAAGCAGCGCAGTCTGGCCTTTGTGCTGCTGTGCGCCAGTACCGCACTGGAGTTGGAGATGGAGGAGGCCGCAGAGTTGCTGACGGAAGGCGGCAACGATGCTGGCGTCGATGCCCTGCATCTGGGCGAGGTGGACGACGGCGAATTCACCGTCACCCTGTTCCAAGGCAAGTACAAGCACAAGGACCTGAACGGCACTGCACACTTCCCGGAAAACGGTGTGAAGAATGCGCTCAACATGCTCGCCACTCTGTTCGACCCCGGCAAGAAGGTCGCGCTGAACCCGCGACTCGAACCGAGAATCGAGGAAGTCCGTTCACTCATCCGTGACGGCTACATCCCCAGCGTGCGACTGCTGCTTTGCAACAACGGCACTCGCTGGAATGGGCAGGCACAGGACTGGATCGAACAATCCGGCCTGAGTGGCGACCAGGTGCAATGGATTCACTACAACCACGACAACATCGTGGCCGTGCTACAGCGCCGCAAGGCTGTCGATGATCGTCTCCAACTGCACGGCAAGGCGGTCATCGAAGAATTCAACTACCGTCGAGTGTTGATTGGCAAGGTTTCCGTGCGCGAAATCGCCGAGCTGTTCAATCGCCACGGTGACCTGCTGCTGGAGCGCAACATCCGCCGTTACCTGGGCATGCACGCCAACCGAGTCAACAGCGCCATCCATGACACCCTGCTCGACCCGCACAAACGCCAGAACTTCTATTTCTACAATAACGGCATCACCATGATCTGCCGCAAGTTCGCTCACAACGCGCTGCAGGGCGACAACTATCAGTTGCGCCTGGAAAACATCCAGATCATCAACGGTGGGCAGACCTGCAAGACCATCGAGCAGACCTTCAACAGCCATGGCGAGCTGGATAGCCAGGCCGCAGACACCTATGTGTTGATCCGCCTGTATGAACTGGCCGACGACGACCGCGACTTCGTGCGCGAAATCACCTACGCCACCAACAGTCAGAACCCCGTGGACCTGCGCGACCTGCGCTCCAACGACGACTACCAGCGCCAACTCGAAACCGCCCTGGCCGGCTTCGGCTACACCTACAAGCGACAGCGCGAGGAAGGCAGCAGCGGCAGTCAGGTGATCGCCAGCAGCGTTGCCGCCGAAGCCGTCCTGGCCATCTGGCGTCGCAAGCCGCACCAGGCCAAATTCATGCGCCGCGAACACTTCGGCAAGCTGTACTACGATATCTTCGCCACCGTAAACGCCGCCCAGACCCTGCTAGCCGTACAGATTTTCCGCTTGGTTGAGAACGCCCGCAAACGCTCACCGGGCAATGTCGAACACCCCTTCTTGCCGTATTCGGCACACTATGCCGCCATGTTGATCGGTGCGCGTTTGTTGCAGGAGTCGGGCCTGCGCCTCGATGAGGTCACCCACACCCGCTATCAGGCGCTACAGACGCAACTGCATACGCACGGGACGACTTACTTGGCAGACGCCATCAAACGAATCGACAACGCGCTAACTGCCCTGTATGGCGAACGCGACATCTCCCTGCAGCAGTTGTCGGCCACCTTCCGTCGGGGTGACCTGCTGGAAGTGCTCGAAGAAAATATCCAGTCATGA
- a CDS encoding UPF0175 family protein: MQIAIDLPSDLVAFQGAADTRQELRTSYALWLFQRERVTLAKAAEVAGVSLYEFMSLCKSNQIPVIDMSRDELTAELEGLGKA, from the coding sequence ATGCAAATTGCCATCGACCTGCCCAGCGACCTCGTTGCCTTTCAAGGTGCCGCAGACACCCGTCAGGAGTTGCGGACGTCCTACGCGTTGTGGCTCTTCCAACGCGAGCGCGTCACCCTCGCAAAGGCTGCGGAAGTCGCCGGAGTATCGCTCTATGAATTCATGAGCTTGTGCAAAAGCAATCAGATCCCCGTCATCGACATGAGCCGTGACGAACTGACGGCAGAGCTCGAAGGGCTCGGGAAGGCATGA
- the pseF gene encoding pseudaminic acid cytidylyltransferase — protein sequence MKLAIIPARGGSKRIPRKNIKPFCGKPMIAWSIEAARLSNCFDRIIVSTDDAEIADVARAYGAEVPFMRPPELSDDHTGTIPVIAHAIDWMNRNAGTVDFACCLYATAPFILAEDLRRGFDLLQETGADYAFSVTSYAFPIQRAIRITADQRVEMFNPEHFTTRSQDLEEAFHDAGQFYWGHAAAWLAGKPLFSHDAAPVQLPRHRVQDIDTAEDWERAQLMFAVMRQQDNS from the coding sequence ATGAAACTCGCTATCATCCCCGCCCGCGGCGGCAGCAAGCGCATCCCGCGCAAGAACATCAAGCCGTTCTGCGGCAAGCCGATGATCGCGTGGTCCATCGAGGCCGCGCGCCTGTCCAACTGTTTCGACCGCATCATCGTCTCGACCGACGATGCCGAAATCGCCGACGTCGCCCGGGCGTACGGCGCTGAAGTACCCTTCATGCGCCCGCCTGAGCTGTCGGACGACCACACCGGCACCATCCCGGTCATCGCCCACGCCATCGACTGGATGAACCGCAACGCCGGCACGGTCGACTTCGCCTGCTGCCTCTACGCCACCGCGCCCTTCATTCTGGCCGAAGACCTGCGCCGCGGCTTCGACCTGCTGCAGGAAACCGGCGCCGATTACGCCTTCTCCGTCACCAGCTACGCCTTCCCCATTCAGCGTGCCATCCGCATCACCGCCGACCAGCGGGTAGAGATGTTCAACCCCGAACACTTCACCACCCGTTCGCAAGACCTTGAAGAAGCCTTCCACGACGCCGGCCAGTTCTACTGGGGCCACGCCGCCGCCTGGCTGGCCGGTAAGCCGTTGTTCTCGCACGATGCCGCCCCCGTGCAGCTGCCGCGCCACCGGGTGCAGGACATCGACACCGCCGAAGACTGGGAGCGCGCGCAACTGATGTTTGCTGTAATGCGTCAACAGGACAACAGCTAA
- a CDS encoding HepT-like ribonuclease domain-containing protein, protein MSKKALRVGDYLQHMRDAVDRVQRYTAAKSQDDFAADEQLQDAVVRNIEIIGEAARNISLHAQDFARENAQIPWGALYAMRNRLSHGYWTIDLAVVWRVIQRDLPALKGQLDQLDPPNE, encoded by the coding sequence ATGAGCAAGAAGGCTCTGCGCGTTGGCGACTACCTGCAACACATGCGGGACGCGGTCGACCGCGTGCAGCGCTATACGGCTGCCAAGTCGCAGGACGATTTCGCCGCGGATGAGCAACTGCAGGACGCAGTCGTCCGCAATATCGAGATCATCGGTGAAGCTGCCCGAAACATCAGCCTACACGCACAGGACTTCGCCCGCGAGAACGCCCAGATTCCCTGGGGCGCGCTGTACGCCATGCGCAACCGCTTGAGCCACGGGTACTGGACCATAGATCTCGCTGTCGTCTGGCGGGTCATTCAGCGCGACCTGCCCGCGCTCAAAGGGCAGCTTGATCAGCTCGACCCACCCAACGAATGA
- a CDS encoding nucleotidyltransferase family protein — MKPSTALEANRELIRRIVSAHRASNPRVFGSVLHGEDSDQSDLDILVDPAPDASLLDIAHIQVELETSLGVSVDVLTPGALPAKFRTQVLREARAV, encoded by the coding sequence ATGAAGCCCTCAACCGCACTCGAAGCAAACCGCGAGCTCATCCGGCGCATCGTATCGGCTCATCGGGCAAGCAATCCGAGAGTCTTCGGCTCTGTATTGCACGGCGAGGACTCCGATCAAAGCGACCTGGACATCCTCGTCGACCCGGCGCCCGACGCATCCCTACTCGACATCGCCCACATCCAGGTCGAACTCGAGACAAGTCTCGGCGTTTCGGTGGACGTGCTTACACCAGGCGCCCTGCCAGCCAAATTTCGCACTCAAGTTCTCAGGGAGGCGCGAGCCGTATGA
- the pseC gene encoding UDP-4-amino-4,6-dideoxy-N-acetyl-beta-L-altrosamine transaminase gives MIPYGRQDITQADIDAVVGVLQSDFLTQGPQVPLFEKTVAEHVGARHALAVNSATSALHIACLALGLGPNDWLWTTPITFVASANCGLYCGAQVDFVDIDPRTYNLCPQALERKLITAQAAGRLPKVVVAVHLCGQPCDMAAIHALGQRFGFKIIEDASHAIGGKYKGEFIGSGHFSDITVFSFHPVKIITTAEGGMALTNNPELANKMALLRSHGITRDTAQMTHTPDGPWYYQQVDLGFNYRMTELQAALGVSQMARLDEYVARRHELAARYDALLADLPVVRPWQHPDSYSGLHLYVIRLQLGQIGKTHRQVFDSLRERGIGVNLHYIPVHTQPYYQQMGFKAGDFPEAEHYYAEAISLPMFQTMSEAQQDQVIAALSGTLKL, from the coding sequence ATGATCCCCTACGGTCGCCAGGACATCACCCAGGCCGATATCGATGCGGTGGTGGGCGTGTTGCAGTCCGACTTCCTCACCCAGGGCCCGCAGGTGCCCTTGTTCGAGAAGACGGTCGCAGAACACGTCGGCGCCCGCCACGCCCTGGCGGTCAATAGCGCCACCTCCGCACTGCACATCGCCTGCCTGGCGCTGGGGCTTGGCCCGAATGACTGGCTGTGGACCACACCGATCACCTTCGTCGCCTCAGCAAACTGCGGCCTGTATTGCGGCGCGCAGGTCGACTTCGTCGACATCGACCCGCGCACCTACAACCTCTGCCCGCAGGCGCTGGAGCGCAAGCTCATCACCGCACAGGCAGCCGGTCGCCTGCCCAAGGTGGTCGTCGCGGTGCACCTGTGCGGCCAGCCCTGCGACATGGCCGCCATCCATGCGCTGGGCCAGCGCTTTGGCTTCAAGATCATCGAAGACGCCTCGCACGCCATCGGCGGCAAGTACAAGGGCGAGTTCATCGGCAGCGGGCACTTCAGCGACATCACTGTTTTCAGCTTCCACCCGGTCAAGATCATCACCACCGCCGAAGGCGGCATGGCGCTGACCAACAACCCCGAACTCGCCAACAAGATGGCCCTGCTGCGCAGCCACGGCATCACCCGCGATACGGCGCAGATGACGCACACCCCGGACGGCCCCTGGTATTACCAGCAGGTCGACCTCGGCTTCAACTACCGCATGACAGAGCTGCAGGCCGCGCTCGGCGTCAGCCAGATGGCCCGCCTGGATGAGTACGTCGCCCGGCGCCACGAACTGGCCGCACGCTACGACGCGCTGCTCGCAGACCTCCCGGTCGTCCGCCCCTGGCAACATCCAGACAGCTACTCCGGCCTGCACCTCTACGTCATCCGCCTGCAACTCGGGCAGATCGGCAAGACGCACCGCCAAGTGTTCGACTCGCTGCGCGAACGCGGCATCGGAGTGAACCTGCACTACATCCCGGTGCACACCCAGCCCTACTATCAGCAGATGGGCTTCAAGGCGGGCGACTTCCCCGAGGCGGAGCACTACTACGCCGAGGCGATCAGCCTGCCGATGTTCCAGACCATGAGCGAAGCGCAGCAGGATCAGGTGATTGCGGCGCTGAGTGGCACACTTAAGCTCTAA
- the pseB gene encoding UDP-N-acetylglucosamine 4,6-dehydratase (inverting), which translates to MLTNQTILVTGGTGSFGHTFVPMTLAKYNPKKIIIFSRDEMKQWEMAKLFQGDSRVRFFIGDVRDKHRLYRALDGVDYVVHAAATKIVPTAEYNPFECIKTNINGAMNLIDACIDKGVKRVVALSTDKASSPINLYGATKLASDKVFVAGNSYAGGHDTRFAVVRYGNVMGSRGSVIPFFMSIKDKGVLPITDARMTRFMISLEQGVELVWHAFDDMEGGEIYVKKIPSMKVTDLATVVAPEACQEVVGIRPGEKLHEQMIGVEDAFYTYEYPEHFKILPAINGWDTCPKRIKDGKRVSEGFSYTSDNNTEWMQPAELQAWIDANREKIGSI; encoded by the coding sequence ATGCTCACCAACCAGACCATCCTCGTCACCGGCGGCACCGGCTCCTTCGGCCACACCTTCGTCCCGATGACGCTGGCCAAGTACAACCCCAAGAAGATCATCATCTTCTCGCGCGACGAGATGAAGCAGTGGGAGATGGCCAAGCTGTTCCAGGGTGACTCGCGCGTGCGCTTCTTCATCGGCGACGTGCGCGACAAGCACCGCTTGTACCGCGCGCTCGACGGCGTCGACTACGTGGTCCACGCCGCAGCCACCAAGATCGTGCCCACCGCCGAATACAACCCCTTTGAGTGCATCAAGACCAACATCAACGGCGCGATGAACCTCATCGACGCCTGCATCGACAAGGGCGTCAAGCGCGTGGTGGCGCTGTCCACCGACAAGGCCAGCAGCCCGATCAACCTGTATGGCGCCACCAAGCTCGCCTCGGACAAAGTCTTCGTAGCCGGCAACTCCTACGCCGGCGGGCATGACACCCGCTTCGCCGTCGTGCGCTACGGCAACGTCATGGGCTCGCGCGGCTCGGTCATCCCCTTCTTCATGTCGATCAAGGACAAGGGCGTGCTGCCGATCACCGACGCGCGCATGACCCGCTTCATGATCTCGCTGGAACAAGGCGTCGAGCTCGTCTGGCACGCCTTCGACGACATGGAAGGCGGCGAGATCTACGTCAAGAAGATCCCCTCCATGAAGGTCACCGACCTCGCCACCGTCGTCGCCCCCGAGGCGTGCCAGGAGGTCGTCGGCATCCGCCCCGGCGAAAAGCTGCACGAGCAGATGATCGGCGTCGAAGACGCCTTCTACACCTACGAATATCCCGAGCACTTCAAGATCCTGCCCGCCATCAACGGCTGGGACACCTGCCCGAAGCGCATCAAGGACGGCAAGCGTGTTTCTGAGGGCTTCAGCTACACCAGCGACAACAACACCGAATGGATGCAGCCGGCCGAACTCCAGGCCTGGATCGACGCCAACCGCGAAAAGATCGGGAGCATCTGA